One window of Manihot esculenta cultivar AM560-2 chromosome 17, M.esculenta_v8, whole genome shotgun sequence genomic DNA carries:
- the LOC110604943 gene encoding uncharacterized protein LOC110604943, whose protein sequence is MAKQGSSSKEQKATRAPEKSQIANTGMRDPLNLQASDHPGMSLVSAPLLGSNFRSWSRVIRIVLGVKMKLGFVEGTSSAPSKDSEGYEQWKRCDFMVTSWILNSISKELVDGFIYTASARDIWQEICERFRECNGPMIYELHRKISLISQENQFVLVYFTKLKKLWDKLGSVETLPTCTCGAYRAIAEITNKNRLMQFPMGLNKAFGSVRD, encoded by the coding sequence ATGGCGAAGCAAGGGAGCAGTAGCAAGGAACAAAAGGCGACCAGAGCACCAGAGAAGTCGCAAATCGCGAATACGGGAATGAGAGATCCCTTGAACCTTCAAGCGTCTGACCATCCAGGTATGAGTTTAGTCTCAGCACCTCTTCTAGGATCTAATTTCAGATCTTGGAGTAGGGTTATTAGAATAGTCCTAGGTGTCAAGATGAAATTAGGATTTGTCGAAGGCACATCTTCGGCACCTAGCAAAGACTCCGAGGGATATGAACAGTGGAAAAGGTGTGACTTCATGGTCACATCTTGGATTCTCAACTCTATCTCCAAGGAGTTGGTTGATGGCTTCATATATACTGCCTCTGCCAGAGATATCTGGCAAGAGATCTGTGAGAGATTCAGAGAGTGCAACGGACCTATGATTTATGAGTTGCATAGGAAGATATCTCTCATCTCTCAAGAAAATCAATTTGTGTTAGTCTACTTCACTAAGTTGAAGAAATTGTGGGATAAGCTTGGATCTGTAGAAACACTTCCAACATGTACATGTGGAGCCTATAGGGCCATAGCTGAAATAACCAACAAGAATAGGCTTATGCAATTCCCAATGGGTCTAAATAAGGCCTTCGGGTCTGTGAGAGACTAG